ACCAGTAGGCCTCGATAAACGCCGCAATCAGCAGAAACAGCATGACCCCGCAGATCAGCAGCACACTCTTTCGTGCTGCTATTCGCAGGGCTTCGGCACGGGGCAGGCGTCCTGGTGCGATCAACGCCCAGCCAAGTTGCAGGCCGGCGGCTCCGGCCAGGGCAATGGCGGTCAGTTCGAAGGCGCCATGGCCAATCACGAATGACCAGAAGGTTTGCCCAAAACCGATCTGCGTCAGATGTCCGGCCACTGCGCCGATCATCAAGCCGTTGAAGATGAGGAAAAACGCGCTGCCCAGACCAAACAGCAATCCGCTGGCGAAGGTCTGAAAAGCGATTCCGATGTTGTGCATGATGTAGTAGCCGAACATCACCCAGTCTTCACTGGCTGCGCGTTCCGCCGAGCGCCCGAGGTGACCGGCGTCGGGGTCGTACATGCTCTGCATTTCGCTGACTTGTTCAGCGGGAATCAAGTTGTAGATCAGGTCGGGAAACAGGTAAACAAGCAGCGCCATGCCAACGAGACTGCCAAAAAACATCAGGCTGGCAGCGAGTACGAAGCGCCACTGCTGGCGTACCAATCGCGGGAAGTCCGCGAGGATGAATGCAAGCACATGGGCGCTCAATCGGCTGCGATGGCGATAAAGCTGCTGGTGACCGCGCAGGGCTTGTTGCTGCAACGAGTCGATGAGGAAACTGCTGTAACCGCGCTCCCGAGCCAGTGCCAGGTGTTGGCAGAGGCGCCGATAATCGCTGGGGAAACTCTCGACTCCCACGGCCTGCTTGTCCCGTTCCAGCCTGTCCAGCATCAGGGAAAACTGCTCCCATTCGGCCATGTGCCGATGTTCGAAAAGACTTTGCTTCATGCCGGCCCCAACAATCCACGGGCGATACCGTTGAGTTCGGCCACCGACTGTGACGGTGGCACCTGCATGGGTTGGGCGAGGATCGATGCCAGTTCATTGACCCTGGCAGTGGAGAGTTCACCCTGGCGTTCGGCGAACCCGAGAATGGCGCGTTGCTCGGTCAACGTCAGGGTGAACGGCGGGCGACGGGGTTCGGCGGGTGGGAGTTGCGGTCGGGTCAGTGGATGATCTCGGTAAATCACCAGCGTACCGGCGGCCAGGTCGCCGAGGCGTTTGAAGCTGGGGTGTTGCAGGCAGCTGATGGCGCCAAGGAAATAGCCGAACGGCAACAGGTCGACAAATCGCAGCAAGTTGCGCAGCAGCGATGCCGACCAGCCAATGGGCGTGCCGTCATCCTGCACCACGCGCAGGCCCATCCACTGCTTGCCCGGCGAGCGGCCCTGATTGAGGACTTCGAACAACACCATGTACCACCAGCTCACGCCAAAGATCAGCAGAGATCCCAATCCAGCACCGAGTTTGCCGAGCATCGACAAGCCGATGAACAGCAGGCCGAGAATCAAGCCGCGCAGGACCAGATCAATGGCGAACGCCAGGGCGCGAACCATCAGCCCGGCCGGACGCAGGGGCAAATCGATGCCTTCCGGCGTTTCGACTTGATACTGCGTATCCAGTGGCGGGGACAGCGTTGCTTTCCTTCGCAGTGCTGTGGTCTCGAGCATGGGCAACCTGATGATGTGGCCTGATCGGGATGTTTCTCCATCGGATGCTAGCAGCCCCGTCGAGGAAAACGACATAACTATGTATTGCACAGTGAGTCGCCGGACGTGATGGAATGACAAGATTACTGGCCGGAGCGGGATATGAACGCCTAGACTTCGCCGATCTTCAGTTCAGGATTAGCCCGTGACCTCTATCTTTTGGTACGACTATGAAACGACGGGCATCAACCCGCGTTGCGATCGCCCCCTGCAAATGGCGGGGCTGCGTACTGACTTCGATCTCAATGAAATAGACGAGCCGGTCAACCTCTATTGCCAGCCCAGTGACGACATCCTGCCGCACCCGGCGGCCTGTGCGATTACTGGCATTACTCCTCGCCGCTTGGCGGAACAAGGTCTGAGCGAAGCCGACTTCATGACCCGCGTGCACGCCCAATTGGCGGCCCCCGGGACCTGCGGCGCGGGCTATAACACCTTGCGTTTCGACGATGAGATGACCCGCTACAGCCTGTACCGCAATTTTTTCGACCCCTATGCGCGGGAATGGCAGGGCGGTAACAGTCGCTGGGACCTGATCGATGTAGTGCGAGCGGCCTATGCCTTGCGCCCGGATGGCATCGTTTGGCCGACGGACGACGAGGGGCGGGTGACGCTCAAACTGGAACGCCTGACCGCCGCCAACTGCATTGATCACGGCAGCGCGCACGAAGCGTTGTCGGACGTACGCGCAACCATCGCCCTGGCGCGCCTGATCCGGAAAAAGCAGCCAAAGCTGTATGAATGGCTGTTTCAGTTGCGCAGCAAGCAAAAGGTGCTGGATCAGATACGCCTGCTCCAACCGATGGTGCACATTTCCGGGCGCTTTTCCGCGGCGCGCAGTTACGTCGGCGTGGTGCTTCCTCTCGCCTGGCACCCGCGCAACAAGAACGCCTTGATCGTCTGCGACCTGCACCTCGATCCTCAGGGCTTGCTGGATCTGGATGCTGAAACCTTGCGTCAGCGGCTGTATACCCGCCGCGATGATCTGGCCGAAGGTGAGTTACCGGTTCCGCTCAAGCTTATCCATATCAATAAATGCCCGGTGGTGGCGCCGTTGTCGGTGCTTCGCCCTGAAGACCAGCAACGCCTGGGGATGGATATGGCCCTGTATCAGCAACGAGCGCTGCGGCTAAATGACGCGCAGAAAGTTTGGCAGGATAAAGTTCTGGCGATTTATGCCCGCGAGGATTTTTCTTCCAGCCAAGACCCTGAACAACAGTTATACGAGGGTTTTATCGGTGACCGCGATCGGCGTCTATGCGAACAAGTCCGAACCGTCGATCCGGCGCAATTAGCGCAAGAGCAATGGCCTTTCGATGATGAACGTTTGCCCGAATTATTGTTTCGATATCGCGCTCGTAACTTCCCCGATACGTTGAATTTCGAAGAGCAAGAGCGCTGGCGAATATTCTGTCAGAAACGTTTAGCGGACCCAGAGTGGGGAGCGCCGAATACCCTGGAAAGTTTCGCGGAGGCCGCAGCCCAAATGACCCTTACTGCGACATCACTTCAGCAAGAAGTGCTGAATGAATGGCAAGAGTATGTCCAGGGATTACGCAAACGTTTGAATCTTTGAAATCGAAAATGCCTGGGGCCTGAACTCCAGGCATAAAAAAACGCCAGCGCAATGCTGGCGTTATTTTTTGTCGCAGATCCGTCTGCGACAGGCTATGGCTTAGCCCAGCAGGGTAGCCCAGCCTTCAACCACGTCACCGCCCCACTTGGCTTTCCACTCTTTCAGAGTTTTGTGGTTGCCACCTTTGGTTTCAATGACTTCGCCGTTGTGCGGGTTTTTGTATTGTTTAACTTTGCGAGCACGCTTGGTGCCAGTAGTTTTTACTGCGCCCGCACGTGGTGCCTTGGTTTTGGACTCTGGATCCAGCAGCGCGATGATGTCACGCAGGGATTTGGAGTATTCGCCCATCAGGGTGCGCAGTTTGCCTTCGAATTCCAGCTCGGTTTGCAGTTTGTCGTCTTGGGACAGATTCTTCAAACGGGCTTGCAGCTCTTTGATAGCTTCTTCGGTGGCGCGATATTCGTTGATCAAGGACATGATGACTACCTTATGCAGTTCATAGGAGGGCAGGGAACAGTGCCGCAATAATAGTCAGGGTATTTCATCAAGTAAACATTAAAGCGAAGTTTATTTAATTTAGTTACGGTGAATTCGCCACACATTGGATGTGCGATTAAATAGTTCGAGACAGCCGGCCGAGATATTCAAAA
The Pseudomonas sp. MYb327 DNA segment above includes these coding regions:
- the mvaT gene encoding histone-like nucleoid-structuring protein MvaT, which encodes MSLINEYRATEEAIKELQARLKNLSQDDKLQTELEFEGKLRTLMGEYSKSLRDIIALLDPESKTKAPRAGAVKTTGTKRARKVKQYKNPHNGEVIETKGGNHKTLKEWKAKWGGDVVEGWATLLG
- the sbcB gene encoding exodeoxyribonuclease I, with amino-acid sequence MTSIFWYDYETTGINPRCDRPLQMAGLRTDFDLNEIDEPVNLYCQPSDDILPHPAACAITGITPRRLAEQGLSEADFMTRVHAQLAAPGTCGAGYNTLRFDDEMTRYSLYRNFFDPYAREWQGGNSRWDLIDVVRAAYALRPDGIVWPTDDEGRVTLKLERLTAANCIDHGSAHEALSDVRATIALARLIRKKQPKLYEWLFQLRSKQKVLDQIRLLQPMVHISGRFSAARSYVGVVLPLAWHPRNKNALIVCDLHLDPQGLLDLDAETLRQRLYTRRDDLAEGELPVPLKLIHINKCPVVAPLSVLRPEDQQRLGMDMALYQQRALRLNDAQKVWQDKVLAIYAREDFSSSQDPEQQLYEGFIGDRDRRLCEQVRTVDPAQLAQEQWPFDDERLPELLFRYRARNFPDTLNFEEQERWRIFCQKRLADPEWGAPNTLESFAEAAAQMTLTATSLQQEVLNEWQEYVQGLRKRLNL
- a CDS encoding stage II sporulation protein M produces the protein MKQSLFEHRHMAEWEQFSLMLDRLERDKQAVGVESFPSDYRRLCQHLALARERGYSSFLIDSLQQQALRGHQQLYRHRSRLSAHVLAFILADFPRLVRQQWRFVLAASLMFFGSLVGMALLVYLFPDLIYNLIPAEQVSEMQSMYDPDAGHLGRSAERAASEDWVMFGYYIMHNIGIAFQTFASGLLFGLGSAFFLIFNGLMIGAVAGHLTQIGFGQTFWSFVIGHGAFELTAIALAGAAGLQLGWALIAPGRLPRAEALRIAARKSVLLICGVMLFLLIAAFIEAYWSSMTAPSPLIKYLAGASLWALVAIYLLFAGRTRHAPE
- a CDS encoding RDD family protein codes for the protein MLETTALRRKATLSPPLDTQYQVETPEGIDLPLRPAGLMVRALAFAIDLVLRGLILGLLFIGLSMLGKLGAGLGSLLIFGVSWWYMVLFEVLNQGRSPGKQWMGLRVVQDDGTPIGWSASLLRNLLRFVDLLPFGYFLGAISCLQHPSFKRLGDLAAGTLVIYRDHPLTRPQLPPAEPRRPPFTLTLTEQRAILGFAERQGELSTARVNELASILAQPMQVPPSQSVAELNGIARGLLGPA